One part of the Salmo salar chromosome ssa28, Ssal_v3.1, whole genome shotgun sequence genome encodes these proteins:
- the LOC106589929 gene encoding leucine-rich repeat, immunoglobulin-like domain and transmembrane domain-containing protein 1 yields the protein MFRGFSLGFCLALLCFGPFVCGACPSQCNCFFHKLSDGSKARSVLCNDPQISLVPPNFPADTSKLRIEKTAITKISSETFHYLNSLEFLWMSFNSLNSLNVASFRGLRSLDELRLEGNALTSFPWESLTDMPDLRLLDLHNNKISSIPAEATIYIKNLTYLDLSSNSLATVPPEVLSMWLSVKPSQEDGDSSKYILGLHDNPWLCDCRLYDLVQFQKSPSSSVVLIDTKLRCADPESLSGALFSETELQRCQGPRVHTAVARVRSSLGNNVLLRCGTIGVPVPELSWTRADGKQMNGTVQEEVSKEGIIWSILSVPAVSYRDSGKYMCKATNFVGTADAIISLVITDSFKNEEQGGSSKTRNQRGRKTGGFGKAAYQEKLVARYIPPLTTTATSPIIEPLGPSGFTGKYDIESYSISDSVADGQTPGPPATEPAFKEMEKEVLSNLAANASSLQAPAPPEKRVVRSVKVIGDTDHTVSLNWRAPTAKNTTEFSVLYAVFGERDMRRINVGVGKNRITIDGLVPRTKYIACVCIKGLIPKKEQCVIFSTDEAASASGTQKLINVVVITVACVIAVPLTLIVCCGALKKRCKKLLGRKSKDIQDSYVTFETLSPGQKPKGMEGEYLARKHPDESNRLLSARSSVDSEATCRNEGPPNEYFC from the exons ATGTTTCGAGGTTTTAGTCTGGGTTTCTGCTTGGCATTACTTTGCTTCGGACCGTTTGTTTGCGGCGCGTGTCCGTCTCAATGTAACTGCTTCTTTCACAAGTTATCAGATGGGTCCAAAGCAAG GAGCGTACTTTGCAATGACCCACAGATTTCCCTGGTCCCACCCAACTTTCCTGCAGACACCTCGAAACTGCGGATCGAGAAAACTGCCATCACAAAGATCTCCAGCGAAACCTTTCACTACCTCAACAGTCTGGAATTTCTCTGGATGTCTTTCAATTCTCTGAACTCTTTGAATGTAGCCAGCTTCCGTGGCCTGAGAAGTCTGGATGAACTGAGACTGGAAGGGAACGCGCTCACCTCTTTCCCCTGGGAATCTCTGACTGATATGCCCGACCTGAGGCTACTGGACCTGCATAATAATAAGATATCGTCGATCCCGGCCGAGGCGACCATTTATATCAAGAACCTGACCTATCTGGACTTATCTAGCAACAGCCTGGCCACCGTACCTCCTGAGGTTCTCTCTATGTGGTTATCTGTGAAACCATCTCAAGAAGATGGGGACAGTTCCAAATATATTCTAG GTCTCCATGACAACCCATGGCTATGTGACTGCCGGCTCTATGACCTGGTCCAGTTCCAGAAGTCTCCGTCGTCCTCTGTGGTTCTGATCGACACCAAGCTACGCTGTGCTGACCCGGAGAGCCTGTCGGGGGCGCTGTTCAGCGAGACGGAGCTCCAGAGGTGCCAGGGGCCCCGTGTCCACACGGCTGTGGCCCGGGTCAGGAGCTCCCTGGGGAACAACGTCCTGCTACGTTGTGGGACAATCGGAGTCCCAGTACCAGAGCTGTCCTGGACTCGGGCAGACGGCAAACAGATGAACGGCACTG ttCAGGAAGAAGTTTCAAAGGAGGGAATCATTTGGTCCATCCTGAGTGTGCCTGCCGTCTCTTACAGGGACTCTGGGAAATACATGTGCAAAGCGACCAACTTCGTGGGGACTGCAGATGCCATCATCTCCCTGGTTATCACAGACTCCTTTAAAAATGAGGAACAAGGTGGCAGCTCCAAGACTAGAAACCAAAGAGGACGGAAAACCGGTGGATTTGGGAAAGCTGCCTACCAGGAGAAACTTGTTGCCAGATACATACCTCCCCTAACCACCACGGCGACCTCGCCCATCATCGAGCCACTAGGACCGAGTGGTTTCACAGGGAAGTACGATATCGAGAGCTACAGTATTTCGGACAGCGTGGCCGATGGACAGACACCCGGTCCCCCTGCCACGGAGCCGGCGTTTAAGGAAATGGAGAAGGAGGTTCTTAGCAACCTGGCAGCCAATGCCTCTTCTTTGCAGGCACCGGCGCCACCGGAGAAACGGGTGGTACGATCGGTGAAGGTCATCGGGGACACCGATCACACCGTCTCCCTGAACTGGCGGGCCCCGACGGCCAAGAACACCACAGAGTTCAGCGTCCTGTATGCCGTTTTCGGCGAGAGGGACATGCGAAGGATCAACGTAGGCGTGGGAAAGAACCGTATCACCATCGACGGCCTTGTGCCAAGGACAAAGTACATCGCCTGCGTCTGCATCAAAGGCCTGATCCCTAAAAAAGAGCAGTGTGTAATCTTCTCAACGGACGAGGCAGCCAGCGCAAGCGGCACCCAGAAGCTCATTAACGTGGTGGTGATCACGGTGGCCTGTGTGATCGCTGTCCCCCTGACACTGATCGTCTGCTGCGGGGCGCTCAAGAAGCGCTGTAAAAAGCTACTGGGGAGGAAATCCAAAGATATTCAAGACTCATACGTGACATTCGAGACTCTCTCCCCGGGACAGAAGCCtaaggggatggagggggagtaCCTTGCCAGGAAACACCCAGACGAGTCCaacagactgctctctgctagGTCCAGTGTGGACTCTGAGGCTACGTGTAGGAATGAGGGACCCCCTAATGAGTACTTTTGTTGA